A window of Dysidea avara chromosome 1, odDysAvar1.4, whole genome shotgun sequence genomic DNA:
TTGGATCCACTCCTGCGAGTCACTGCATGGTGATGATcaacaatttagatgaatttaaaGATAAAACCAGCACACTATTTGTTATAGCACTTATTTGTACGATTATCTGTATTGTACACTGCATGAGgtttacataataataataataaatcggATAGGTCTAATTGTTTGGAAGGCTACTGTGACGAGACGAGGAATCCGGGAAGGCTGATGCTTGGTGTGCGAACTCGTGCAACCTTGACCATATATACTATAGGCAGTGTTGGGacttgggagtaacgcgttacataaaaCAGACAATATTATATAGTGGGAATTACTATTTTACcaaattttgagcaaaaatgGGCAATTATTTGTAAATTCTGCCTATTGCACGTTGAAATTAAGCAATTTTGTTTGAAATTTGCAGGAGTACCGTCAAAATCAACAATTAAGTACTTAATTTTTGTAATTTAGTTAAATTTCAAAATGCAGcaaattttattcaaaatttCAGCATCAAAAAACATTCAACAAAAACAAGTGCTATACGAATTCCGCTGTTACATAATTTTCTTTCATCATTATAATATCTTCACTGGATAATTCCATCGATGGTGACAATGATATTTTTCCGACCACTGCTCGCTTTGGAAATTCTTCAGTTACAATTTTGTTGCGACGTCCtctccaaaacttgaatttcTCATCGTAGTCTCCCTCGAGCCATCCCACCTTGATAACTGTAGTGCCTATACTGGCAACTTTACCAACTTGTGGTAAAAATTCCTTGTATCTTTGGCACTTCAAATAAACATAGTCACCGACTTCATATGGAGACGGAGCAATACTTTCTGGTTCTGTAGGTATAGTGTCTGGGCCTTTACGAGCAGGTTTCTTTTTTCCAATTTGTATCTGTAACAAAACAAAACAGATTCTTTTGGTAGCAAGTTACATATAATATGAGTGCTTGCATGCAGACCTGAAAATTCAGTTCCTTAAAATATCTttagaactgaaaattcagtttGCTCAAGAAATATtagaactgaaatttcagttcgTTCAAGAAATAttagaactgaaaattcagttcGTTCAAGAAATAttagaactgaaaattcagtttGTTCAAGAAATATtagaactgaaatttcagttagTTCAAGAAATAttagaactgaaaattcagtttGTTCAAGAAATAttagaactgaaaattcagtttGTTCAATGTATTttagaactgaaaattcagcTAAAACTGGTACTGGTGATAAAGCATAACCAGTGTGACGACATTCCGTAAGTTTCTTGAATCAAAACATTCCGTAAGTTTCTTTTGCCGTTCATGACTGGAACGGCAAAAGGGAAAATATGAGACACTACTTTCAATTAAagcaagagtaaatttactcttcaTAATACATGTAGTAACATACAAAGTTTTAAATCCCTTTATTTTATAATGTATTTCGTAAATCATGATGTACTTGCTTTAGTGGCAAGGCCTACTACGCTGGTTATAATTGCAGAACACCTGAATGGTCCACTAGGAAAGTTCACCTTAAATAGCCTGCACGTGCATGGAGTTGCTGCACCTGCTTCTAAACTTAAAAAAGAACCCCACCTTCAAGCCAATGTTTTCCTAAGGAAACAATCATGATCATTATACACTTCGTTTAGCATTTAATTATTCTTTGTATACAGGTTGCTTTTAATACTTAAtggtttgctcatgtgggtgcatacagacaaacaaagataggtaggtaggtaggtgggTACCCACTACCTACCTACCCACACACATACATCCAATTTTAGAAACAATTACAGCAAACTAGGTGGCCCACGGCCAGCTGTAGGCAAGCGTCTGGTTTAAAAGTGGTTCTAAAACACTAAATTTCAAAAATGGGAAACCATGATTAAATAAGGTTGAATTGGTAACAATTACATATACTGACCGGACGATGATTAGTATATTTGGAAGCATAGTTCTGAATCCTTGGATTAACTGGCACATCTATAGTACTGGACGCTGTAAACCTGAAATACATATAAATAATACATAAGCAATCTTTTTGAGGAGGTGCAACACACCGTTCATCTACCATTGTTATGCTGTCTAAAATCCAACCAGAACTTTGTGGGGTGCTTCCAAAACGGTTTTCAATCCCTGAAATGTCTTCCTTCCATTGAACTAAATCATCTGATTTTATAGCTCCAGCAATTTCATACTTCACAATATCCTTCTTCAGCTGTCCCAAATCTTGCTTGGCCAATGATGGTTGGATAAGCTCTGGTCTTCCGGTTGGCACAGACTGAAAACCACCAGTAAACCATAAATAATACCTTGGAATTACTCTCACAAGTTTATAAAATAGTCTATTTATATATACAACAGGGATGACTGCAAAAGGtaacaatataataaaaatTTCCCAGAAATTCCTGAATGGTGGCCTAATCTTTTCATAATTGATGTGCATGCTGCCTTTTATATTTgagtatactgtatgtaagtGACATATATGTGCTGGTCAGATTTAAGAAGGTACTAGTCAGGTTTTAGAGGTAGTGATCATTTTGACCACTACTGACCAGTGTGGACAGAACCCTGGTAATTATATATCCACATGAGTGAACTATATACACAAAAGAACAGTTTGTTTTAATCTGAAACAGCTTCCCTAGCTAATACATAACAATAGCACTACATATAGTAGCTTCTATTTGCATTTTATCTGTTGTATTTTTTGTAGGATCAAAGTTCAAACTGGATTCACAGCAGTTTTACAAGATGATGGATATACTTATTGTCAGTGAGATTTCATTGCAGAGGTTGCCAAACTCTCCCCGCAGAATTCTGCTACAGCAGACCCATCTTAAGTGGTCGCCTTTGAGTCACAATTCATATAGGCAGGTGGCTGTATTAATTTGGGAATACAGACAGGTGCCCTTTCTATATAGAcagccattaagacaggttccaATGTATGTTGTCACACATGTATCACAATTAATGCACATTCATTTAGACACAATGAATTGGAGGTATATGTGGGAATATGCACTTACTTTTAAAAGGACACAATTACCAATCCAATCATTATGTGACCAAAACTTGTACTGCATCACGGCTTTCCCTGATCCATCCTTTTTGAACATAAAAATGTGTGGCTCAGTGTGGTAGTGGATTTCTTCAAGATGAGGAGCAATCCACTCCCTGATGTTATATACTTCTTCTACCACAGACGCATGGACCACATCTGGATTACTTCTTTTCGCTGACTCTAGCATTGCTACAACCAAAAAAGTGCACGTATGATTCATGACATGACACATTCTGGTGATATTCTTGAAAGAAACCttaaaagtaaaatttgaacTTTCTAACACAACAAATACTCAGGGATGACAACATTTTGCCATATACTTTATAGTCCCAGTAAACCATGAAGTCTACTGCTCTATTTCATGTCCAAAATGGTAGGTCACTAGTATAGAAATCTTTATAATTACCTAGCACCACCCATATTCTTAGTCACTAGTATTAAATCAACCAAATCTGGTATCTACAACTTTGCAGAGAAGACTGTAGGTTGAGTAAAACCAACTAAAAGATACAAAAACTTCCcagtacacacatgtacaaaggTTCCAAATGTTCATTCCAGTCCTGGACATCCAAGgcgtaaacacacacacacacacacacacacacacacacacacacacacacacacacacacacacacacacacacacacacacacacacacacacacacacacacacacacacacacacacacacacacacacacacacacacactgcttcTGGAGTTAACATTAGGTGCCCCAGCTACCCCAACACCAGCTGGGTAGGCTGGAGTGGTTTCTTGGTCAAGgaaacaacacaaaacacacaATTAGCTGTACCAAGTGGGTGCATGCCTGGCTTGAAACATATAAAAGTTGTGGCTTTGCAAGACTATATTTGATCACAGGTTAGTTTTGATGGCAGTAACCCACTACTAAAACATTATACACTATTGTTGTAGGTATATGAGCAACATCAGGTTTACTACAGTGTACACATATTTACCAGCTATTGTACTTGCtgaatttttgcttaaatattGAGATAGTCGACTGAACCGTTGATCTACGTCCTCGTGGGTATGACCCACCATTAAAAATCCAAGTTCAATCTGAAACAGATGTAAAAAATCATTAAATTCTATAGGTACGGAgcagcattgaaactgggttgggtcatccgggtcatatTTTATCTGGATCATCCAGGTCTGACCTGCTTGAGTGGGTCAGAACGTACgaaaaaattagaatttcaCAATAGAAAAGTGTAATGTAGTATACTGTTGTACTCCTAATCCTTcttgagccacgcccacttattctAATTCCATTTACTGCCTGCAAGAACAGCAGAGCCATGCCCCTTATTTTGTATGTGAATATACGCTAACAAAATTGCATATTTGCTGTTTGCAGACTATAtattgagccacacccactaatcacTGGAGTTAAAATACTCTGCCCTTACAGCAAATTAGTTTTCGTGTATAATACAGCTGCATAAATCATGGTAGCCATGCATTTATTGGTATTAGTGCatgctactgctgctataaaTCTAGCGTGCTCAATTGCCCGATGCCGCCAGAAGCACATGGCACTTGACTCAATTTTATTgatccgggtcacatccaggtCAGCAGTCGTGGcccagtttcaatgctgataTGGAGCATGGCTATACTCTACTATACGTCTCATATCATAAAGACATAATAAATAACAACACACAAATGTTTTGTTCTCTATAGCCATAGTTTGCATACATACAGTGCAAATTTGCAAGTAatgctataaaattaatatgtatgatgtatgtacacatgtatgcagtaaaaataaataaaacttaCTTCTTTAAAGATGTTCTTTTCTACTAAATATGCCATAAATCCATAAACATATTTGTTCTTATTTTCCCGAACACCTATAAAATAAATGCTTGTAGTGATAAATGCTTCAAAAGAATAATACAAGGAACTGCCTATAAGAATGTGTCGTCAGAACCAGCCATCCTCAGATAAGAGTAAGGACATCTTAACTTGGCCTGTGCAAAGGAAGGACCTTCGCAGACTTCTAGGCCTTGCAATTTTTTACACCATATTATCCCGCAAGTACACATAGCCAGCTCCCTCAATGCACCCACAGACAAAAACGTAATAACTAGGAGGGTGCACATCAACAAGCTCTCCACACTTTAAAACATGCCCTAGTTAGCCCTCCTGTACTCAATTACCTAACAAAACAAGACACGTTTGTGCCTATGACCAATGCATCAGACACTGGTGTTGGTGCAGCCCTTTCCCCAGCCAGGGCACAGTGATTGAATATGCCAGCCGAGCACTGACCAAAGCAGAACCACCACTGAGAAGGTGTGTCCATCTATTGCCTGGGAAATCCACAAGTTACAATACTATCGTACATTTGGTGATTGAGATAGATCACAAACCCTTAGAGTGGCTACAGTCAAAGTGATCTAGTTATGAAGTGGAAAACATTGACATATTTAAATCTATGCTACGTAACTATTATTTGGCAATCAATAACTGACATTATTGTATtatattatcatgaaccacgatagtggattcataatagggatcgcccatgttttttgttgcaaaaactctaatagaacatacacctaaaacccaccttgaaaagcattcTTCAGGCTAAAACCAACCTCTAGTGGTTCTTTACAAGGAATATAGGTCCCCTAGTTAGTAAAAAAGGAAGCAGAATGTGAATATCAgccaaaactgaaatttgccattttgttcatattttcATCTTCATATTCATaatattctttcacaggcataacTGATTTTAGAAGCAGAGTATTGAAAtataaagtagctatatagGCTTGTTAAGTGGattagtgtgtgtctgtgagtTATTTTCGACTTCATTTTCAAGCTGGAACAGCCCAAACGGGACCGCTTCTTCTTGCTCAGACGCCATTGCccgtacgagaagccatacaatgccgCTCTTATCAATGGATTTGTGGCATGAATGAGTTAGTTTTTTGCTAGATCTGTTGTATTAAAGATTAATACAGCCGAGGAAGCTTATTTTGTGAGCAAGAGACTGTTTTTAGGTGGTTTTTCTTGCCTATGGTTTGTGTACGTGCGCGGGTACTGAGCGCGCGATCATGGCAAGGATTTATCAACCTTTGATAAACTGTACTGAGACATTCTGCATCGCTTTTATGGGTGAATACAAAGAATGATACAACAGTTCACTCGTGATAAAGCCTCTCATCTTGCGCCAACTACTGGGTTGGATTTCTTTCTTAGTTTCAATGGAATGTTGTGGTCACTAACTTGTGGTGCCACATTAGCTAATTGTCTGCAGCTGGTTAGCTTCCTGTTAAAATTACTGAACTTGAAGCAAGCTCAACAGTGATCATCCAGATTATAAGCTGGTGCTGTAGCACAGACTTTGCTTAATAACAAAAAACATCAAAGTTCATGCATCCAAGTACCTATAGCTGCATGCAGCTAACTACAAAATGTTTATTCTCCACTCTGCCATGAGTTTGCTTCGAGATTACACGATTGCTTGTGACtatccgtgtgtgtgtgtgtgtgtgtgtgtgtgtgtgtgtgtgtgtgtgtgtgtgtgtgtgtgtgtgtgtgtgtgtgtgtgtgtgtgtgtatgtgtgtgaataCTAAACATAAAATATACTACCCTAGATATTTGTCATTTATGGACACGCACAAACTGCTAATtggtgtagctacagtacatgcgTGTCCAAAGTGTATCCGTGGGCGTGTGCATTTAATGTAAGTACATGTATGTgagtgtatgcatgcacacctACAAgttaatccataaatggattaaGAAAAAAGTACGTAAACtagaaataataaaaaattaaaattttcaaacaaGGAATAGGCCTagatcgctgaaaaagccagcaaacaagaagggatcgctggggtggtaatgttatccacaaatccctattttgattcAATTAACCTAAAATGAATTACATGATGCAATTAACACTTGACGTGGAGAGGCTTTAGTAGTCCACAAGAAAAAATTTCCTATATTGAGTCAATAGGGATTTGTGGATAACATTATCACctcagcgatcccttcttgtttgctGGCTTTTATAGCGATCCCTAATCCTTGTTtgaaaatttaaattttttattatttctaGTATCTGTATATATTCctctgtttgtgaagttttcacagAAATCAAATCAAAAAATGCACACTTGAGAGGTGCATGGTTCTTGCAGTTGCGAGGACTCAATTTTTTGAGTTAGGAGGGATCCTGTAATCAACATGCTGCTGCGCTTTCCCCGTAAACCTGTTACCATGGTAGCCATCAGTAATGAACTAGCACCAATGTGCTCGCAGCAGCTCAGAGGTCAGACCCAGCCCTCTCTATAGTCCTTCAGCAAATGACATTACTGTTATCCACCAGCAACTGGAGAAAATTCCCTCTCAAGAGGTATCAACAGATCTGGTGCCAGTTGACCATGCATGACTCTGTGCTGTAGTAAAGTCTATACCTACAGTACCATGTAAGAAGAAAAGTTCCTCCTGATAGCGCTAAAGTCTCTACAGAGACAGCTATTGATGAATGCCCGCGATAAGGCTGGACACCAAGGAGCGGACAGAATGATGGCAAGACTCTATGAAGCAGCATAATGGGTAAGAATGTAATGCCACCTGTCAATGGACTAAGGCAGCAAGCAGGCATCCAGCTCTACTGCAGCCAGTGGTAGCAGCAGGCCATGGGAACTTGTGGCAGCTGATATTCCTAAGTTGCCAATGTCACGTCAAGGAAGCCAATACATGGTCATTGCACAAGATCATTTCTCAAAGTGGCCTTTACTGTACCCTTATCCGATCAGACAGCAGTAAGATAGTGCGGGCCTCACATTAATTGGACCCCCTCAGAAGCTACACTCTGACCAGGGCAGGAATTTTGAGAGCCTGATACTTGAGAGAAGTATGCAAAGTAGTGATGTGTGATAATAATTTTTGAACACTATCGACTATCATGATAATTTTGTCATGATcgataatataataataataataatatcactgGTGTACATATGCCCATGCTTTTGAGCAAGAAGGCTGAAACATCTACATTTACGTAAAATTCTACCAACACGTAAACAAGGGTTCATAACTCCTATGTCCTTTATGCCAGCAAAGATACTCTTACTAATCATTAACAGACAAATCCATTGGTCACTTAGATCTGTTTACTGAATATGAGTATGATTCTTCTTGTGACATGCATTTTCTACAATACCGTAGACTCTGGTTGTTATGTGCATACGTATAATAAAAGTTTGCCAAAAAAATATTGAATTAGGATATACCTGTTACGTGCATGTGCTTGCCTAATAGAGAAGTTCATCATGAATTTGTTCTGTTAGGGTGGTGCAGTTCACAGTCAATTTGCAGTTTGTGTGCAAATCCGTCATGAAGAGCATGAATTTATAGCTGAGGTGACAGCATTTCTCTAGTGAAAGGTACACTACTAGTTATATCAATGGTAACGCCCCCAATAATCCTGTAAACTTTGAGCCTCAAAGTGTAAGCGAGCCCTTtgcatttctttttttttttgcacagcTGTAACTAGCACGGAAACTTTGTGTTCATAAATGCTCTTATCAACCATGGTTAATTAACAGAACCGAAGGTGCACTTAACAAACAATATGTggttaatatatgtgacccgctgagcaaaaacccgactagtttgcatttttctcAAACTTCAGTTTATGTCTTCTTGGTTATCTAGAGGGAAAAAACAATGGGCTGCCAAAGTTATAGCTTCATCTGATGAATAGTtgtggagttatagcgatagacagcaGGAAGAGCAAAATAGTCGATTTGTACTGTGCTTATACGGAtaaaaaattacaggcacttgttTAATCCATCATAACTCGAGAAAGAAATAAGCTAcggagatgggacttggctcattcTCTTCCTTATGAAATGGGGCACCTAGTAAGGTAAACTAGTAAGCCTACAGATACTCACAGATTTAAGCATGAGCGCTGTTTAAGCTTAAAAATGGCGATGTGACGGCCGTTTTTACCGCAACGGCAACTAACGATCATAACTCACCTTTGCGTCATGGcactgaaacaaaacaaagatactCTTACTCACCATTAACTGGGGAATCCGTTCGTCACTTAGTTATCtcgatttgagctttgtttcactgTTCACTGAATGGTTTAAAATTtgcgtaaaattatttttgcagtacgcatttttacccaatgtatttcaatgggaTTTATCTCAAAatcagaattatgcaaactagttgggttttcgctcagcgggtcacatatacatgccCTTAACAAACCAGAGTCTATAGTATAACTCCAGTACAGTGTGGCTTATCCCACAAACAAACTAGTCAGGTTGTTGATTGGAGGATCACATATGATACACCATAATGCACTGTAGGTaaacatacacacgcacgcacgcatgcacgcacgcacgcacgcacacacacactgtacagcACAATATGTTTTATAACACATTGCACTTACAATTGTCCATTTGAATAAAAAGCTTGCATGGGAGCCTCCTTGAGTTTAAAATCTCTTTTAGCACAAACAATATGGCTGTAAGTGTTAAATTTGCATCGTGCGGGAACTGCAAATAGTCGAACAAGCAGTGGTGTCCTAGGCCATGAACCACAACACCGGTTAAATGAGTCCTTAGTTTCCAAAGGTTCTGGCAACTCTTCGGCACGCTAATAAGACTAGGAATGTTTGTCTTGTTCTGATCCATTCCATCAATAATCAATGACAAGCATCCCCCAGTAATTTCTGCTCCTGCCAATTGATTTCTTCGGTATCTTTGACGTTCTTGGCTACAATATAAACAGTTTACAGTTATAAATTTACACAAATGAtaaactttaacaataataaacaTAGTAGGGATGAAGTAGCGTGCAGATTAATGTACACATGCGTATTGTAATGACATAGAAACATGCAGACATCAATTTTAGTGCTGTTTTGATAATAATTGTCGCTTGGAATGTGGAAAAGTTCTTTGATCTTGAATACCTTTGGTTCTCTCCATTCCATCAACCCTTGTAAGCTTTCACAAACATAATATACAGGAATTCACATAGCAAACTCCAGTACACACTTGTCAGTTTATGCTTAATTTCCACATTTTTAGTTTAGTTCAGTTGAAGTtctacagtgaccagcactgaccagcactgaaggtctgacagcaacatgtgctgcagtcttAACCTAACTACATATGGGGACTGAAATAGAAAAGGGCTAAAgtaggaaaaaatccctccaacctgGGGCCACACTTAGTGTTATATAGTACATATACAGATAATGGTAAATAAAGTAATCCTAATTAAAGCTCACTCTTGTAAATTGACATGATCCTTTAGAATTTCTTCAAGCTTCTTTCGCTCTTCAATTGATGTGGTTGGCTTGCTGGACTCAAGTTTAAGCAGGATACAAAAGTCACACTTGCTGAATCTACATTGCTACatataatgcaaaaaaaaattcattcAAAAAGTATACTGTGAAAGAGGGACCACATAACTAGCTACAGAGATAATTATCACATTTATGACATTGGAAGCAGCccttgtatcatacagtacgatagtaactgtatattagggatcaccaAGGTTTGGGGTTTCTTGCCCtataaatatcacccaaaaccagcctaataTTAACTTTCTGACggcttagcagtattggttagacatagccaagctcaaaaatgtctttagaTCAACTCTAAAACGTTCCatcaagttgctatgaaattttaaaaatgtcatATTTAAcctaattttctactgactgactaacttactaacttacttactaatgccttcagacaagcgtaactcgataacggctaaggctacaggcctgatttcttcactgctcgacgtcgcttcatcccgagCCGTGCCTTTTCGCTAaccgcagcagctacaatgcatgcatcatggtgctacctttgtccttcttAAAGATCCTTTGTACCCAGTTCCTTTCTCCAGTACTGCATAAGTGACGATTTGCGGTACGCGCGTAATGGCTTCAGTGCGAGCATTATATAAGGCTTCAATGTAAGACTTAGAATACTCAGGCATTTTACACTACTCTTTGGTATATAGGTGTTCCAACATACAATTAACCTCGCTGGTAGCTGAAAACAGAGGATAATGGTGTCTCTCGCTTTACACTAATAGACATTAGAGGCGCCTAAGGCATTTACGGGCCTCTAATATTTATGCACTAACAACTGCTGGGGCGTGCGTTTTAGCAAGCGATTtttctgtattttctgtagtagcAGAGGATCATTGCGGAGGTACTTTTCAAGCTGTTTCCCATTTATAATGAGCTAAATTTAGTTAAACATAAGGTGCACTggcttagaaaatttttcactGCGTAATTTTTGGGGCGCGCACTAGGGCGTGCCATCCTTTCTTCAGAAGCGGTAGGCGCGAGTTAATTAATGATAATTATGtttcaaaaaagttaacaaacaagtataagcaaaaattagtaattttacatccaattagggatcatagtaataaaaagtaaagaaac
This region includes:
- the LOC136261072 gene encoding uncharacterized protein isoform X2 yields the protein MWSSVLSNQRICDGQQFSNNGFPIFVEESESDTSLPIFIEPVVHSEDEGDKNSVLRVNSTLKSPSKIVPNDQAELNPSRTNATGSCSCENTTVALTLPTNGGKRFSPLQSSTPVKKQRKQQTINATEEHTIDATEEHERCTAGDLSVWKLSNVVNLNGCKEKCATTQHGLTEYDILSDHCGFDGKTQPEQNNWISQYFGTHCPSSSDGSKDIKNTLYIVRGKPVCLKVWLTVLSLSASRFYRLCQLFVEFGDTSNAVQLKRRRSLSTKTKDALAWMEHYFNKVGDKRPDKESILLPTCLTEKRIHEILIEQLYHGDTSKAICLSQFNKLFREEFKNVSIPKQCRFSKCDFCILLKLESSKPTTSIEERKKLEEILKDHVNLQDQERQRYRRNQLAGAEITGGCLSLIIDGMDQNKTNIPSLISVPKSCQNLWKLRTHLTGVVVHGLGHHCLFDYLQFPHDANLTLTAILFVLKEILNSRRLPCKLFIQMDNCVRENKNKYVYGFMAYLVEKNIFKEIELGFLMVGHTHEDVDQRFSRLSQYLSKNSASTIAAMLESAKRSNPDVVHASVVEEVYNIREWIAPHLEEIHYHTEPHIFMFKKDGSGKAVMQYKFWSHNDWIGNCVLLKSVPTGRPELIQPSLAKQDLGQLKKDIVKYEIAGAIKSDDLVQWKEDISGIENRFGSTPQSSGWILDSITMVYSVQYYRCAS
- the LOC136261072 gene encoding uncharacterized protein isoform X1, translated to MWSSVLSNQRICDGQQFSNNGFPIFVEESESDTSLPIFIEPVVHSEDEGDKNSVLRVNSTLKSPSKIVPNDQAELNPSRTNATGSCSCENTTVALTLPTNGGKRFSPLQSSTPVKKQRKQQTINATEEHTIDATEEHERCTAGDLSVWKLSNVVNLNGCKEKCATTQHGLTEYDILSDHCGFDGKTQPEQNNWISQYFGTHCPSSSDGSKDIKNTLYIVRGKPVCLKVWLTVLSLSASRFYRLCQLFVEFGDTSNAVQLKRRRSLSTKTKDALAWMEHYFNKVGDKRPDKESILLPTCLTEKRIHEILIEQLYHGDTSKAICLSQFNKLFREEFKNVSIPKQCRFSKCDFCILLKLESSKPTTSIEERKKLEEILKDHVNLQDQERQRYRRNQLAGAEITGGCLSLIIDGMDQNKTNIPSLISVPKSCQNLWKLRTHLTGVVVHGLGHHCLFDYLQFPHDANLTLTAILFVLKEILNSRRLPCKLFIQMDNCVRENKNKYVYGFMAYLVEKNIFKEIELGFLMVGHTHEDVDQRFSRLSQYLSKNSASTIAAMLESAKRSNPDVVHASVVEEVYNIREWIAPHLEEIHYHTEPHIFMFKKDGSGKAVMQYKFWSHNDWIGNCVLLKSVPTGRPELIQPSLAKQDLGQLKKDIVKYEIAGAIKSDDLVQWKEDISGIENRFGSTPQSSGWILDSITMVDERFTASSTIDVPVNPRIQNYASKYTNHRPIQIGKKKPARKGPDTIPTEPESIAPSPYEVGDYVYLKCQRYKEFLPQVGKVASIGTTVIKVGWLEGDYDEKFKFWRGRRNKIVTEEFPKRAVVGKISLSPSMELSSEDIIMMKENYVTAEFV